Proteins encoded together in one Festucalex cinctus isolate MCC-2025b chromosome 8, RoL_Fcin_1.0, whole genome shotgun sequence window:
- the mustn1a gene encoding musculoskeletal embryonic nuclear protein 1a, whose amino-acid sequence MSQQPQEEAVQRPAVSQEELADTRNRLGGSGPAKSKTFEVMEECEKMGKTAPSVFSAVRSGGETALNTRSARPARK is encoded by the exons ATGTCTCAA cagccgCAAGAAGAAGCAGTGCAACGTCCTGCGGTGAGCCAGGAGGAGCTGGCTGACACAAGGAATAGACTTGGTGGCAGTGGACCAGCGAAGAGCAAAACTTTTGAAGTCATGGAGGAGTGTG AGAAAATGGGTAAAACTGCTCCATCCGTGTTCAGTGCCGTGAGGTCAGGAGGAGAGACGGCTTTGAACACTCGCTCAGCCCGACCCGCCAGGAAGTAG